One Urocitellus parryii isolate mUroPar1 chromosome 8, mUroPar1.hap1, whole genome shotgun sequence DNA window includes the following coding sequences:
- the Zkscan4 gene encoding zinc finger protein with KRAB and SCAN domains 4, translating into MARERREKTALEAHSAEEQMGILTVKVEKEEPASVAEESAPGSLAWGKECSRQRFRAFCYPEASGPREALSRLRELCRQWLRPEMHSKEQILELLVLEQFLTSLPGDLQNWVREQHPESGEEVVVLLEYLEKHLDEPTPQPPGGHQGQELLCCKVALLTPVQESQNNQFQPMKALLKHESPASQHLQDRVLQVPGLSQGIICREDTPVAARSTPQSQRMLKMENVALTFSPGWTQLNSSQMNLYRDERQENCGNLVSLGGKIQATIQDLPPAKEHLEKPGQKLYHLGEDIAQISAGAEAGEQDEGGLQRKQKNAIGSRRHICHECGKSFAQSSGLTKHRRIHTGEKPYECEDCGKTFIGSSALVIHQRVHTGEKPYECEECGKVFSHSSNLIKHQRTHTGEKPYECDDCGKTFSQSCSLLEHHKIHTGEKPYQCKMCGKAFRRNSHLLRHQRIHADKNQEPEHGEAWEGHGRIESQWENVGTPVSYKCNECERSFTQNRSLIEHQKIHTGEKPYQCDACGKGFTRTSYLVQHQRSHVGKKNSVSLTIHAKVGAYL; encoded by the exons ATGGCTAGAGAACGGAGAGAAAAAACTGCCCTGGAAGCCCACTCTGCAGAAGAGCAGATGGGGATTCTGACTGTGAAGGTGGAGAAGGAGGAACCCGCCTCGGTTGCTGAGGAGAGCGCACCCGGTAGCCTCGCCTGGGGCAAGGAATGTTCGCGCCAGCGCTTTCGGGCTTTCTGTTATCCGGAAGCCTCAGGCCCCAGAGAGGCGCTGAGCCGGCTCCGGGAGCTCTGCCGACAGTGGCTGAGGCCTGAGATGCATAGCAAGGAACAGATTCTGGAGCTGTTGGTGCTGGAGCAGTTCCTGACCAGCCTACCTGGGGACCTGCAGAACTGGGTGCGGGAGCAGCATCCAGAGAGCGGGGAGGAGGTGGTGGTACTGTTGGAGTATTTGGAGAAGCATCTGGATGAACCCACACCTCAG CCTCCCGGTGGTCACCAGGGGCAAGAACTGCTCTGTTGCAAGGTGGCATTGTTGACACCAGTTCAAGAATCACAAAATAACCAATTCCAACCAATGAAGGCTCTGCTCAAGCATGAATCTCCTGCATCCCAGCACTTACAAGACAGAG ttctCCAGGTTCCTGGACTTTCTCAGGGAATCATTTGCAGAGAAGATACCCCAGTAGCTGCCAGATCCACTCCACAGTCCCAG aggatgctgaaaatggaaaatgtggCCCTGACCTTCTCTCCTGGTTGGACACAGCTGAATTCATCTCAAATGAACCTCTACAGAGATGAAAGGCAGGAAAACTGTGGAAACCTAGTCTCCCTGG GTGGTAAAATACAGGCTACAATTCAGGATTTGCCTCCAGCAAAGGAACATCTAGAAAAGCCTGGGCAGAAATTGTACCATCTTGGTGAGGACATTGCACAAATCTCTGCAGGTGCAGAAGCTGGTGAACAGGATGAGGGTGGGTtgcaaagaaagcagaaaaatgccATAGGGAGTAGGCGACACATTTGCCATGAATGTGGAAAGAGTTTTGCTCAGAGTTCAGGCCTGACCAAGCACAGGagaatccatactggagagaaaccctatgagtGTGAAGACTGTGGGAAGACCTTCATTGGGAGCTCTGCCCTTGTCATTCATCAGAGAGTTCACACTGGTGAGAAGCCATATGagtgtgaagaatgtggcaaggTCTTCAGTCACAGTTCAAACCTTATTAAACATCAGAGAACtcacactggggagaagccctatgagtgtgaTGACTGTGGGAAAACCTTCAGCCAGAGCTGCAGCCTCCTTGAACATCAcaaaattcacactggagagaagccatacCAATGCAAGATGTGTGGCAAAGCCTTTAGGCGTAATTCACATCTTCTGAGACATCAGAGGATCCATGCTGATAAAAATCAGGAGCCTGAGCATGGAGAGGCCTGGGAAGGTCACGGTAGGATAGAAAGCCAGTGGGAAAATGTTGGAACTCCTGTGTCTTATAAATGTAATGAGTGTGAAAGAAGTTTTACTCAGAATAGAAGCCTTATTGAACATCAAAAAATCCATACTGGTGAGAAACCCTATCAGTGTGATGCATGTGGAAAAGGCTTCACCCGAACTTCATACCTTGTTCAACATCAGAGGAGccatgtagggaaaaaaaattctgtctcacTGACTATACATGCCAAAGTTGGGGCTTATTTGTAA
- the Nkapl gene encoding NKAP-like protein → MAPVSRSSYSEDPPGSQRPRRSSSGSSPSARNRCSPWGGSSRPHSRGPEGLKPPWVGVSVGPSYPLSRAESWERPPGLHSYDFSSSSSIYCGGYRYHHRHHHYGGDWQWAEHYEKEKEESYRQRRLKERERIGELGAPEVWGLSPKFPEPDSDEHTPVEEELKNQKSTNSDSSSEEKRKKKTSRSKKKKRKKSSKRKHRKYSDNDSNSVSDTDSSSDDDKKKVKKPKKKDKKKKHRAKKYKKKNKKTKKESSDTSYKASEGEFPEGIWMGLSKTADTMDLIGPEAPIIHTTQDEKPLNYGHALLPGEGAAMAEYVKAGKRIPRRGEIGLTSEEIASFECSGYVMSGSRHRRMEAVRLRKENQIYSADEKRALASFNQEERRKRENKILASFREMVYRKTKGKDDK, encoded by the coding sequence ATGGCTCCAGTATCTCGGTCCAGCTATTCCGAGGATCCCCCAGGTTCTCAGAGGCCACGACGCAGCTCTTCTGGGAGCTCACCGTCTGCGCGGAACAGGTGCTCCCCTTGGGGTGGCAGTTCCCGCCCTCACTCCCGAGGACCGGAGGGCCTCAAGCCTCCCTGGGTTGGGGTGAGCGTTGGCCCTTCTTATCCCCTTAGCCGCGCTGAGTCTTGGGAGCGGCCTCCAGGCCTCCACAGCTAcgacttctcctcctcctcttcaattTACTGTGGGGGATATCGCTACCACCACCGTCACCACCACTATGGGGGCGATTGGCAGTGGGCAGAACACtatgagaaggaaaaggaggagagctATCGGCAAAGGAggctgaaggagagagagagaattggggAGTTGGGTGCGCCTGAAGTGTGGGGGCTGTCACCAAAGTTTCCTGAGCCAGATTCTGATGAACATACCCCAGTTGAAGAGGAGCTGAAGAATCAAAAGAGTACCAATTCAGATTCCAgctctgaagaaaaaagaaaaaagaagaccagtcgttcaaaaaagaaaaaaagaaagaagtcctccaaaagaaaacataggaagtATTCTGATAATGATAGTAATTCAGTCTCTGACACTGATTCTAGCTCCGATGATgataaaaagaaagtcaaaaaacctaagaagaaagacaagaaaaagaaacacagagcgaaaaaatacaagaaaaagaataagaagactAAAAAAGAATCCAGTGACACAAGCTATAAAGCTTCAGAAGGGGAATTTCCAGAAGGTATCTGGATGGGACTGTCAAAGACTGCAGATACAATGGATTTAATAGGCCCGGAAGCACCTATAATACATACCACTCAAGATGAGAAACCTTTGAACTATGGTCATGCTCTGCTCCCAGGTGAAGGTGCAGCTATGGCTGAGTATGTAAAAGCTGGAAAGCGTATCCCGCGAAGAGGTGAAATTGGGTTGACAAGTGAAGAGATTGCCTCATTTGAATGCTCAGGTTATGTCATGAGTGGTAGCAGACATCGCAGAATGGAGGCTGTAAGACTGCGTAAAGAGAATCAAATTTACAGTGCTGATGAAAAGAGAGCTCTTGCATCCTTTAaccaagaagagagaagaaagagagagaataagattCTAGCCAGTTTCCGGGAGATGGTGTACAGAAAGACAAAAGGGAAAGATGACAAGTAA